One genomic region from Diceros bicornis minor isolate mBicDic1 unplaced genomic scaffold, mDicBic1.mat.cur scaffold_73_ctg1, whole genome shotgun sequence encodes:
- the CCL25 gene encoding C-C motif chemokine 25, which yields MNPWLLACLVACCVGAWAPAVHAQGVFEDCCLAYHRHVGLALLRHAQGYLRQEVTGSCNLPAVIFFFRQRQRMVCGNPRARWVQNVMKILDARNKALSKSPHGTRRNFQASHSGVRKLNSGTSGLPLFTFRDPAKSSKRNASFPTTATPGP from the exons ATGAACCCGTGGCTCCTGGCCTGCCTGGTGGCCTGCTGCGTGGGCGCCTGGGCCCCCGCCGTCCACGCTCAAG GAGTCTTTGAGGACTGCTGCCTAGCCTACCACCGCCACGTTGGGCTGGCCCTGCTGCGGCACGCCCAGGGTTACCTGCGCCAGGAGGTGACCGGGAGCTGCAACCTGCCCGCCGTGAT ATTCTTCTTCCGCCAGAGGCAAAGGATGGTGTGTGGGAACCCAAGGGCCAGGTGGGTGCAGAATGTGATGAAGATCCTGGATGCCCGGAACAAGGCCCTCTCAAAGTCCCCCCATGGAACCCGGAGAAACTTCCAAG CCTCTCACTCTGGGGTGAGGAAGTTGAACTCTGGAACCTCTGGGCTACCATTGTTCACATTTAGAGATCCCGCCAAAAGCAGCAAGAGGAACGCCTCCTTCCCAACCACAGCTACTCCAG GACCATGA